AtcatgtgtatataataattttattattattatagtctCTATGCAAATGGTATACTGCAAATGGTATATTTGTTGATCTTTAAAACACAATCCTTATAGGAAGCTGAAATCTGCAATGTAACACATTAAATGACGAGCAATTTAATAGTttatgctaacaagcatctataAAACTCCTCTCTTCTACCCTTTTTTCCAACTCCAGAAAAAgctgtaaaaaattattgcgaaaaatggATCTCCTTACATTCCATGTGGGCATCCTATCAACTCGACTACTGAGACATGTAGTGATATTCATCGCAATaactaatatatgtaaataaaagttaaacatatttttcagacagtttacttttaattttatttgaatttttaagaaatctaCTTATTGTCATAACatttcgttaaaattaaaactttaatcttctaataaaaaagaaaaagaacatttaaaatCCAATTCCAATATTTGGGACACAGTCAGTAATTGGATCATTTATCCTATGCACGGCTGGACAATATCAGACCGTCACATGTCGTATTTAAGTGTAAAGCTCAATAAATAAATGCTCCAATCTACTGGACATTGAACTTTTTAAGTAGTTAAGtagtcaaaaattattatttaaatgatattttgatttaaaatttaaaatatagaattctgaaataaaaaatgtagaatttacCTTTGAGTTCCACAGACGGAGAGGATGTAGTTCTGATCCTCCAGTGACAACGTCAGCTCGGCCTTCTTGTCAACCCTTTCATCGTCCTGTTCATGCGGCCTCGTATCTTTCTCGACATTGAGCCGTTTCAGAGATTCGACTATTCTCGACATATTCTTCGTTTCGCGTATTTACGCGCATTCCAGGATTTCTAGGTTAGAATGCAGATTAAATTTGAGGTTATAATTCGAATTTTTGCGTGCTTTCCGGAATTTGCAAAGGCACGAAGGCTGCCGACAGCCGAGAGGAAGTTGCGCCATCGTGTTGCGCAAAGAACGGACGATCATAACCTTTCGGGCCCATAGCCATGCGTCGTCTCTCGTGGTTTTTCGTGCTGTCTCGTCTCGCGCAACATGGCGACCGGCAAGGGTCTTGCCGCGATTCTTCGTCCGAAGACCATCAATTTAATTGGGAGCAGTGAGCTGAACAAATTTTCGCGCAGCGTTTCGCGGCAATGTAGCGCGTGCCGGCGACATGTGGTGACCGTTGCATCGACTGTCGGCGACTGGAATCGTGAAAGAGGTACGATGCACCCTCGTGTATTCGAGCCTCGCGCTGGATTACATCATTCGTTTTAATTCCGACGAAACTTTGTTGCCGGCGCTTTCGCTGACGTGTCAACAATCTCCTCGTCCATCACGTCGACGTTCCGACCTCTCACCACCCGAGTTTTTATTCGTTATGCGTTTCTCATCGTCCTGGTACACGCCGCGTGTAGCGTTTTTCCAATGTGTTAACATAACCTGCAAATcggatatatacatatttaaaatcagTTAAATATTAGGCACTCTAGATCGTCGCCTTCGCGTTGTATAACCGTAGAGACCGTTCCGGTCGGGTTTAATACGCGTGTCCATAGGTGGACacaaatcacaaaaaaaaaatatatatatacatatttatcatatatacgCTGTACTAGTCTGTTCTACAAAATTAGAGCTATTGTTTCTCTGAATactatttaaatacttatataaatgtCTGTTGATGCACGATAAAGAAACTAATTCGCGCTATACATATTTTTAGATACACAGATATAAAAATCTACatctcgttttattttattttgtgttaataaTAGAAAGATGTTGATAGATCCTTTACATCTATTGATATCCAATATTTATTTGAGACACCGAATTTGTTATACATATGATGTGTTGGCTGttctaaaaagtttattttttcctcCGAATgtcattaaaattgtttttttaggatttctctttttctatatCATACAACTTATTTTCTTGCATAGTTCATCttgccttttttttctttttaccttagaaagaagagaaaaaataatgataaagttttttgataaaaagttattaagtaATCTACATATTTGTTAAAGTACaaaaaagatgtaataatataaaaataaaatatcccaGATTATTTATTGCAGATTTATATTAAGAATCATGTATTAATACACTCCATacttacattaaaaatgatGTATCAATTATACACCGATTATATTTACATGTCACCCTTAATTGgatttacatttgtaattataactACTGATGTAAATTGTTGTGTAAACACTAGTTGAATCTGATTTTGTAGTATAAAACCAAAATTAAgtagtatttatacattttgcattaataattatagatacaaatattattaaaactatttaatagTGATGTGTAAACGTAGTTATTAATCTAGTTTCCATCAAGATATTAATTCTCAATAATGCAGCACAGAATCAAATTTAAGTCAATGGAAATACATTATCAGAGTGACAATGAATTGAcacaaaattttagtaaatggaAATAGTTAAAAGTAGATAGTAccaatttatactttttattctccatttattaatcaaaatggaaaataaacgAGAGATTTAGTTATATAATGAatctttaacattaattaatattaaaaaaaaatttgaaaattatgtagattatatatatttaattcacaCAAGCAAAAATTAAGTTCTACTAAATGTCAATCTTCTTTATTTCTACTTGCAAAGAAAACAGCATACTAAAAGCcaatattcatagtcaattcttatatttaagaccatctaaagtattattttaagatatacgtttttatttttagtaacgcACAGTACCTGTCTTGTATCTCAAGTCTCCAGTTACAAACAGAAtctctttttagtttaaaaCTTGACAGTTACAAGACAGTTATTATGTACTACTAAAgacaaaaacttaattaaaacttatattaaGATTATAAGTCAAACATTTTGCTTAGACCCATGATGGGAATAGACACCCACCACGCTTATACTCTAACGTTGATCTACACCAAAATAGAACCAAATTGAAGTTTTCTATGGAAACTAAATCACTGCGAATTGAGTTTATCTGAAAAAACATAAATAGTAAAACTTAAATAGTAAGCGAATCAATCAGTCATAGTCAAGAACTTAAGGCATAATATAGACGATAGCAAATTCAAACTGTTGATTTCTTTACTGCTTtgtcttattaaatttttttatgttattgtttttaaCAACAGCAGCTGCGTTTTGATATACTAAAATCTATCATTCATGTTatgtatactatagatttttagtattaatagCGAATTTTGAAACGCAGCTGATATCGGTACATTATTGTTGCATAGcttttttactatatataatatctgcgcaactgTAATATAACGATACTGATACCGTCGATAAGAGTTACAAAATTCCGCTACAGGGCAGCACCAGTACAGATTTAATGCAAATCTATGAATTCATGTACTAGAAAGGCTAAAGCTTTATGtgctttttactttctttttcttgtttttttttgtctttttgcgCACTTTTATCGAAATTGGTGAGATAAACATCAAGATTAGTCGTTATTATACGCATactgtatgtataaatattgtatacatgtaatgtatataataaaggtCTGTTCACattgtttgaaattttcaagaatTCATAAATtactatgtaaattatatttatggatcagaaaaatttagaagtaattacttttttctttattgtgttgtcaaatttataataatttacattacttaTATACATGAGGATTCCTGTAAACATAAcgtaaacaatatgtaaatagATGTAGAAGTTATCTTGAAAAGTACAGTATGATAAAGTACAACCATGATAAAAACCTTGATAAATCTTGATGAACTTTGAAAGTAACGAGAAACAAGAAGCAAAGAACACattgtagattaatttttaatgtcaatTGATTTATAATGGGGGGGAATCCgctctaaatttttagatcatacatataatttatatgattcAAATGTATgttccattttttcttttatatacagGATATATCTTAAAAAACGCCCACTAATTATATAGCGTTATTCCTTGTCAAAAACTGAGTCGAAAAGTtttgaaccatttttttctataatgcttaataaagcaGTAGTTATTTAGTAAAGCTAATTCAATCAGCGCCGTCCTTTAAAAAGATATACGTCGGTGAACCACGCGCCTGGTAATGTGCATGAGCACTCGCTCGGCTCGCCGCTTGCTAGTTGTCTGTGCAACTTCGCACTGCCGCGGTTCACCGACGTATGTCTTTTTAAAAAACGGCGCTGATTGGATTAGCTTCACTtaataattactgctttattaaacattatagaaaaaaatgcttTAGTTTTTAGCAAGGAATAACGCTATATAATTAGTGGGCGCTTTTTAAGATACACCCTGTATAAACACATaagcaatataacaatataataaaaagtctTCAGGTCTATTGATGTTCAACATCAATTTCAGGCATAGGAAGAATAGTGCAGCCACATCGGACCATATATCTAACAAGTAGATTGTTAAAACGTAACTATTACGAAATTCTGGGAGTTTCCAAGAACGCCTCAACAAAAGACATAAAGAAGTCATATTATCAACTTGCTAAGAAGTATCATCCTGATACAAATAAAGGAGACCCAGATGCTAACAGGAAATTTCAAGAAGTTTCCGAAGCATATGAAGTATTAAGTGACGATACTAAGAGAAAAGAATATGATACATGGGGTGCAACGTCGGAACAAATGGGCATGGGAATGGGTCATGGTTCGGGAGGACCCAAGAGCTACAATCAACATTGGCAGTACAGATCGACTATTAATCCCGAggaattatttagaaaaatattcggCGATGCTGGATTCCAAAGCGGAGCCTTCAACGATTTTGAAGACTTCTCAGAATCGAAGTACGGTTTTGGAGCAGCTCAAGAGGTATGCAAATATCACTCATATATTTCATAACGCAACATATAAACACTCCTTTTATTACAGGTGATAATGAATTTAACGTTTTCCCAAGCCGCCAGAGGCGTGAATAAGgatattaatgtaaacgtaGTAGACACTTGCCCGAAGTGTGGTGGTTCGCGCTGTGAGCTAGGAACCAAACCGGCAAAATGTCAATATTGCAACGGTACCGGAATGGAAACGATATCCACTGGTCCTTTTGTAATGAGTTCGACTTGTCGGTACTGTCAGGGTACAAGGATGCACATCAAGTTTCCTTGCACAGAATGCAACGCGAAGGGGCAAACGGTATGAAAATGTTTCTTGATTCTATCTGTGTTTATCACTTGATAAGAATCATATGCTtactattagaaaaaaaaactggaaaattctagaattttcgtgaaattttattaataattaaagaaatttgaggaattttactcttaaatttaaattttatttctttaacaaattctttgatcatttttttcttgataaatacaaaatattgacaatcaattagcaataaatatagcATATTCATCCAAGTATATTCAtgtataacttatttttataaaagtatcagtttttaaaaacttaatgaCAATAGAATTTCTGCAAGGCGTTGTGTGTTTTATCACTTTTCAAATTCTATACTTTTAAAGTAAACTAGATCCGTATATTacgaacaaattattatataccatttagtttatattactgtttttagtattttctcaaatataatatttaaaacttgaattactttttttgattgcataattaaaaagcattaaaaagtgcaaaataataaaataagtttatttcaaagatgcattaaaaaaatgttctagtcttatttggaattttgaataaaacttcTATAAtccggaaattttcaagaaatttttttataaaatttgagtaaagACTAtcttattttgcattaattattgTGCTTTTTTGTCGCATTTTTATAGGTACAACGTAAGAAAATGACAGTTCCAGTTCCTGCTGGAGTGGAGGACGGCCAAACAATTCGTATGGCAATAggcaagaaagaaa
The DNA window shown above is from Solenopsis invicta isolate M01_SB chromosome 10, UNIL_Sinv_3.0, whole genome shotgun sequence and carries:
- the LOC105202452 gene encoding protein tumorous imaginal discs, mitochondrial isoform X1, encoding MATGKGLAAILRPKTINLIGSSELNKFSRSVSRQCSACRRHVVTVASTVGDWNRERGIGRIVQPHRTIYLTSRLLKRNYYEILGVSKNASTKDIKKSYYQLAKKYHPDTNKGDPDANRKFQEVSEAYEVLSDDTKRKEYDTWGATSEQMGMGMGHGSGGPKSYNQHWQYRSTINPEELFRKIFGDAGFQSGAFNDFEDFSESKYGFGAAQEVIMNLTFSQAARGVNKDINVNVVDTCPKCGGSRCELGTKPAKCQYCNGTGMETISTGPFVMSSTCRYCQGTRMHIKFPCTECNAKGQTVQRKKMTVPVPAGVEDGQTIRMAIGKKEIFVTFRVEKSRYFRRDGPDVHTDAEVSLAQAVLGGTIRVEGVYEDQTIQIAPGTSSHTRIRLNGKGLKRVDGVGYGDHYVNVKISVPKKLTEKQRALLQAYAELEANTPGSIHGVTYKTDGTKECYSGPLHLVESIRMALGDVPIRENQSSSSEPEHPGDKPLNNRSVHTKDTSDADSKNDTNTGMQRQKVPQM
- the LOC105202452 gene encoding protein tumorous imaginal discs, mitochondrial isoform X2; the encoded protein is MATGKGLAAILRPKTINLIGSSELNKFSRSVSRQCSACRRHVVTVASTVGDWNRERGIGRIVQPHRTIYLTSRLLKRNYYEILGVSKNASTKDIKKSYYQLAKKYHPDTNKGDPDANRKFQEVSEAYEVLSDDTKRKEYDTWGATSEQMGMGMGHGSGGPKSYNQHWQYRSTINPEELFRKIFGDAGFQSGAFNDFEDFSESKYGFGAAQEVIMNLTFSQAARGVNKDINVNVVDTCPKCGGSRCELGTKPAKCQYCNGTGMETISTGPFVMSSTCRYCQGTRMHIKFPCTECNAKGQTVQRKKMTVPVPAGVEDGQTIRMAIGKKEIFVTFRVEKSRYFRRDGPDVHTDAEVSLAQAVLGGTIRVEGVYEDQTIQIAPGTSSHTRIRLNGKGLKRVDGVGYGDHYVNVKISVPKKLTEKQRALLQAYAELEANTPGSIHGVTYKTDGAAGPKMQTQARQEIQNDQNDGILGKIKKAIFG